From the genome of Opisthocomus hoazin isolate bOpiHoa1 chromosome 4, bOpiHoa1.hap1, whole genome shotgun sequence:
AGCCGGGAGCGGGCGGGCAGCGTCTGCCGCCGGTGGAGCCCGGGCGGAGGGACTCGGGCCGCGGCGGGAGCACGGCGGGTGCCCGCCTTGCTCTGCCCGGGGGGGAGCGGCTCACCTgggagcccgcccgccccggcggaGCGGGGACCGGCGGGGAATCGTGCCCTCCGGTGGCCGCCGGCCGCACAGCCCgccggccgcgctgccccccgccTGCTTCTGACGGCGCGGCCCCGacggcggccccgcagcccgggcctCGACGGCGGAGCCGGGCCCCGGTGGCCAGGCTTCACCCACCGGGGAGCTTCGCAGCGCTTCCCCGCCCCCGGCTGCGTGAGCTGCCGCCCTGAATGAGGAGAAAGAATAGGGAGAAAACCGGCGAAAAGCAGGTCCCGCTCTCTGAGCCTGCGTGTGTTCTTTCTGCCCGTTCGCTCCTGCTCCGcacaaagctgtgccagggcacAGCGAGAGTTCTCAGCTCGTCCCCCCGGGTGGGCTTCGAGCATGGAGCGATTTACAGCACACACGTCAGCGTGGAGAACTGTCGGGTGCTCTCTTGCCCCTTTGGAAGGGACGGGGTCTCAACCAGGCTGTCACCTAGCATCTGGAGGAATTGAAACGCCTGGCTGTGGAAATTCGTGGGGAAATGTCCGTTGATTTCAGTAGGCTTTGAAACAGGTCCTGAAGGTACAGCTTCTGAAGAAACCCCATACTGAAAGCTTCTATGCCGAAAACAGTCTAGCAGCCTGTctctgagtgtgtgtgtgtgcaatagTTAAGTTGCTGAATATCCCAAGAAATCCCCACCAGTGAGAGAGTTTGGTGCTTCTCCACAGTGAACAGCCTCTGAGAGCTAAATTACAACGTGTGTATGTGCACGCCGTACGGGAAACACTGAAAAGCCTGTCGCAACCCAGTTGCAACTTGCGTGTCTGCACATAACACATAAGTGGACAACATTGTAGCTGCAACCACCAGATCTTCTGCACATTAGTTCTTAAACTTCTGTGCTGATTTATAAGTAGCCAGACAAAATCAGACCTTTCATTCATTCCtaaacaaaaatcaaagaaagaatcACACTGTCGGCCTGCTCCCCTCAGAAGCTGGGATGTTTCTGCCTGGCCGAGGCAGACCCTGATTGTCCCAGCCTGAGGGTGCCTCAGCAGCTGACGAGCGCCTACACAAGGACCAGCATACAGCTGAGGGAAACCCTTCCAGCTGTTTCCCTGTGATCAGCCGTGACCACAAAGATCGTCACAGCCCAGCCTGTTCTGTCTTTCTGCTAAGCTCATCCTGCATTTCATCTTCCTAGGAGCTTGCTGTTTACATAGCTCCGTGTTCACACACACACTTGTAATTAGGTGGTTACTTTACCGGTGTTATACATTACCCCACAGATGACAAAATGCTGGAGTTCTCTATGTCCTGACAGCGTCCCATCTAAGGGCTGATCCCACAGCACACATTTTCCTGATCTGAGGCCCAGGGAAGCCTGCAGAAATGGACCCGGACATATCCCCGTAAAGGCGtggagctgctggcagctttGCTTGCCACCTCCGAAGAGCGAAGCAGTGTTGAGAGCCTGCCCAAGGGGCTGGGGGAATCCTCACCCAAGCCAGGCTTCTGCATAGCAGAGAACAGGACATGGCATCCTTCACCCCATGCTCTGGAGGGGTCTGCAGGTCTACCTTAGTGGCTTTTGGAGGTTCAAAACAGATGGTTTAACTCTGTAGGAACTACGCCCTGACTACTGTTTTCGTGTGGAATACAAAGCCTGCACCTCCACTCCCACCAGAACTGTATATTTCATAATAACCCAGAGCtgaattgcttttctttaaagtctGCACAgtccctgctccccttccctcccaacaCATAGAGGATCCTTGCACACTGCAAAAGACCAACtgaatgtgcacacacacacacacagaaacacctCACATGCATAAACACACCAGTATGTTTCTCTCTCACACAGACTCCCAGACATGATTCTCTGTCACATCCACTCTCCTCCAGACACAGCTCCACAGACCCCAGCacaaggcagggctgctgcccaccAGCAGGCCTGGGGGATCCAGGCGGGCTCCCagagccagcccagcagcaggtcccCCGGGCCAGACTGCTCCCACCACAGCTCGCCTGGCCTCTGCACCCCTGTGGTGGCTCTCAGCAGTGACGGCATGGGCTGAGTTTGCTTTGCTCCAGAGTGTGTGAGTTGTGAGTTGAGGAcaagtaaaaaaacaaagcaaaaatggtGCATTTTTCCATACAGTCATGGCTCATACAGCAGTGTGCAGGTCGCAGGTAGCACCACACGTGTTCCGCTAACTACTGCTGGTTGCTGTTTCTCCAGTTTCCATGAAGAGCAACTGACCCCAAACCCAACCACCTACCATAGTCAGTCTCTCTTCTCAAGGTCACCCCCTCCctacatttctctgtattttctggttttccaaaCCATGTAACGTTGTCCTTGCCTCTCCTGCACACCTTCCTCCACACACCCTCCTCATGCCTCACGGCAAGCAGGTGATGTCCTGTGTCCCACTCAAAGTTCAGCTGGCCCAGACAAGCCATGCCTCCTGATGAAGCACCTCAGGAGATGttgctcctccctcccttccatgGCAGCGGATCCCTTCCATTGATTTTGCTGATGGGGTGTTCCACCATCCAGGCGTGGTCCAGCGTCCTGTTCCCAGCAAGGTAAACCCAGGTTTGTTTTTACACTTGGATGTTTTTTCCATAAGAAGAataggagagagaggaaagagagggaggcgaagaaggaaggaaggaaggaaggaaggaaggaaggaaggaaggaaggaaggaaggaaggaaggaaggaaggaaggaaggaaggaaggaaggaaggaaggaaggaaggaaggaaggaaggaaggaaggaaggaaggaaggaaggaaggaaggaaggcaagCCCCTAGAGCTGTCTACAGATGCTCACCACCACTGTGTCCAACCTTTGCTCTGTAATGACACCCCTCAACACCCAGGAGGAGCATGGAGTCTCTGGGCACTGCCAAAATTATTGGTGAGAGGGAGGTGGAAGGAGAGCCAGCTCTTCTTACCtttggggcagcagctgctgccaacaCAATGGAACCCCTGAAGGTCCCTGGACAAGCCGTGGTGTCTAGGCGAGCGGAGAGGCCTACAGGTCGCAgcacacacagcatgggcaagCCAAAAGCCAGGGAAGCCGTGCTTGCTAGCTGTGGGTCTGCGTGCCGGCGTGCTTCCCCTTGCCTGGTAAGTCAGTCCCTGCTTCCTCCCCTGGTCCTGTTTCCATCTGTTTCCCGGAAGAGGAGGTCTGGGGCAGGCTGCTGTTCGCTCGCATGGCGGGATGGAAGACCCGAGGAGGAAAGTTCTCCCGGGGGGCAGCAGAGGAGCGGCGGAGCAGCTCGCGGAGCCCGGGGTGGGAGGCTCTTTGGGAGGACAGGGAGCCCCCAGGTAGAGGGGAAAGACGGCTCTTTTCCCCCGGAACAGATGACAGCGCTCTTCCAGAAGCTTCGTCCTTTTTGCCCCTGGGATTTATTGCTCCCTGCTACTCCACTCGCCCTCTCCACCCTCCCACCTCAAACCCAGCCGGggagccccgccgctgcccgccctgccccaTACTCGGAGCTGCCCCGTCTCACGGGGGTCCTGCCGTCCCCTCGCATCGCCCCGTTTGCTAACGGAGGGCGATTTCTGGCTTTCCTTCCCCGGCGTCTGAATCTGAGCCGTTGTGAAAAAGACACACCACCTGCTCCGCGCTGCCAGCGAGCGGGGAAGGAGGCACAAACGCGGGGGATGGGGAGGAATAACTTCGGCCGCAAAcataaaagagaatttaaaataaataggcTCGGTTCCCAGGAAGTGGCGGACTCGGGCGCCTTCATGGGGGGCGAGCGGTCAGCGGGCGCGGAGTGTGGGCAGGGGGGGTCTGCACACCCTCCCGTCTCCCGGTgtgccaggctgggggctgcaggggcgcGGACCCTCCCGGCGTTCTCTCAAGACGAGCTCAAGTCCTGGTCCGTGTGTACACAGCCAGCGCTAGGTTTCCCCGCTGCTTCCACCTCTGAAGACGGCTTTCTCCGAGCGCTCTCCTCCAGCCGGACGGGACAAGGCTGTgccgtcccccctccccagcccagaaACGTGCGGCTCCCTCGGAAAGCCGGACCCCGGGGGGTCCCGGCGATGGGAGCGCGGTGTGCGCCTGAGCGGGACAAAATGAGGATGTGCCTGGATGCTGCCCCGCGGGTGATGTCGCCTTCCTCCGGTTCGCTACAAACCGTGCCCGCTGCGGCGGGGAGAGCCGGAGAGGCGGGGGctgccccccggctgccccccggtgcgggcactgAGCGGCCGGCCGACCCCTTCGCTGCAGCCCAGGGGGGCGCAGGGGCACCCCCACCGCCTCCCGCCCTGCCCCTCAGCACCACCCCAGAGCCGAGCGCGAACCGAAGGAGCCTGAGGGAGAAACCGTGGAGAGGGAAGCCGAgaacggggatgggggggggggggcagctcagTTGTGAATGGCTTGAAAAACATAATTGGGGGAGGGcgtggagggggggaagcggaAACTTTCCTATAAAACTCAGCAAAAGTCCCTCCTCTCCACGTCAGGCCAATGACACTGCTGCCCCCAAACTTTCCGCCAGCAGGAGCTATAAGAACCTCCAAGTCTTCAACTTTCTCCCAATCCCAGACACCTCGAAGGGGCTCCAAGGAGGGAtcgggagggatttttttttttttggttggctttttcttcttcgttttttttttttttttcttctcctcttggaTCCTGAtgccatcccccctccccccaaagtgaggtcctgcctccctccctccctccctcctcctcctcctcctcgcaggccAGCGAAGCAGCCGATCAAGGGGGGAGCTGGCGGGTTAGGTGCCCCCctcttctccctgccctcccccccctcccggcccgcTTCTCGCGTCTCCCCCCCAGAGATGATGCAGCAGGACGAGTCAAACTCGCCAGTCTCCCCCGCCGACGACAGCTTGAGCAACAGCGAAGAGGAGCCGGaccggcagcagctgcccagcggCAAGCGCGGCGGGCGCAAGCGGCGTTCCAGCCGCCGCAGCGCCGTCGGGGCCGCCGACGAGCCCTGCAGCCCGGCCCAAGGCAAGCGGGGCAAGaagtgcggggcgggcgggggcggcgggggcggcggcggcagcagcagcggcggcggcagcccgcAATCCTACGAGGAGCTGCAGACCCAGCGGGTCATGGCCAACGTGCGGGAGCGGCAGCGCACGCAGTCGCTGAACGAAGCCTTCGCCGCCCTGAGGAAGATCATCCCCACGCTGCCCTCGGACAAGCTGAGCAAGATCCAGACCCTGAAGCTGGCGGCCAGGTACATCGACTTCCTCTACCAGGTCCTGCAGAGCGACGAGCTGGACTCCAAGATGGCAAGCTGCAGCTATGTGGCCCACGAGCGGCTCAGCTACGCCTTCTCCGTCTGGAGAATGGAGGGCGCCTGGTCCATGTCCGCGTCCCACTAGCAGGCGGCGTCCCCCACCCGCACCCCCCCGGCAGGAGCCCTAGGTAAGGCAGGGGCCCCCGaaaccggcggggggagggaggcggggggcagCCGTGGGCCGGGCACGCGTGGCCGTGGGGCCGGAGGGGCCCTGTCCGTCCGGCGGGGCCTGGCTTGCGGGGCCGGCCAGAGAGCCGGGGCGGCCGGAGagtgcttcccccctctccctacAGTGCGGCCCCGACCCCGCGGGGCCCACGCGTGGCagggggccggcggcgcgggcgtGCCCCAGCCAGACGGGGCCGGCCTGGGATCgcccggggctgcagggccggcggggctgccgggacgcttcccggcgccgccgccggtcGCCCGCGTTCGGCAGCGGCCCAGCGCCCGGCCGTGTGccgccccagcagccccctccccgcggggcttGGCTGGGGCACCGCACGGCAGAGCCCCGCGTCTCCCCCGCCGCTGCTCGGCCCTGCCACGCGTGTTCGCAGAGGCAGGGAGGCGTAGGGAGGCGTCTGCCTGCCTTTCGTCTCAGTAACGAGTTTTCCGCCCTCTCTGGGTTTTTGCAGATGACATTGTtcccacaggaggagaaaatggacAATCTAGAGACTCTGAAGTTGGATacgatttttctaaaataataaaaaaaaaaagaggtaccAAGGATTTCTTGGAAATTAGAACAGCGATATCTTAATTCAAAGCAGGGCGTGGGGAGCACTTAAGGAAGGAGACAAGGGCTTTGGACAGTGACTACCCTCTGGGCGTCGGTACAATCCACACATCTCTGCATTCTGATAGAAGTCTGAACcgttcgattttttttttttttaattttgacgAAGAATGTtggaatttaactttttttttttttaaatttgcctttttttgcatgcattcCCAAGAGGTTGTGCCTATGAGCCACTGATGAAAGGAAATACATCATTGTGGACTTTCTTCATTCTTGAAtgaaaccaaccaaccaacaaaaatatCCCTgtagagatgatttttttttaaggggggaATAAGCTGGGCTCAAGTTGTTATATACCAGGTTcctaacttttttattattattatttttcctctgagaaaaaaataaacattttatttatttattgatgaCCCATGTTAAAATGCAAATAGATCCGGTGTCTAAATGCATTCCTATTTTTATGATTGTTTTGTAAATATCATTGTATATTATTTTTctgcaataaataaatatgatTGAAATTTTAATAACCTTAAAGTTTGGTCTCTCTGAGAACCGAGGGTCGGAACTGGAGATAAATACCCGCTTGTTGAGCTGGAAAGACACCCAAGAGAGAGGGGGCACTAGTATAAACAAACCACGGGAAAAACGTAAATAGACTAGCTACTGACAGACACAGGCACGTTATTTATTGAGACAGCTTTATTATTCTGCGCTGTAGCTCACTGCAtttggaggggtgggggagagagatattcttttctcctctccctctccccccttaATCTGAAGGCCGAGCGCCACGGAGTTCCGCGGGGAGCGGAGTTTTCGCCGCGGAGCTCCGGCGCTGCCGCTGTGCTCTGCCCCCCCAGATGTAAGCTGGAAGCAGGGCCCTTATATTGGCTGATATCCCTGAGGAAGAGGCATCGGTTTTAAGCAGGGATTAGTCCATCCACAGGCAAAGCGAGAGAAAGTGAGACTGAAACAGGGAAGTGTCTGGCGAGCGGGGTTTTCCGGTGGAAGTGATGTTTGCTCTGCTCTCTGGGGTTTTGTGCAATCTGCAGACTAGCGATCACATTTTCGTCGTGCAAAGCACGGAGGGATGCGCTAACCCGCCCTCTTCTCTTTCTGCGCGCAGGGCGCACGTTGCCTCTGTGTCTGCTCTCCACATGCTCCGCGGGGTCCCGGCGTGCGGCGAGACCCCGGTTGTGAGCGAGAGGAACCCGCCAGCTCAGGGGGTGCGGAAGGAGGCGAAAAGGGAAGTTGttcaacccccccacccccaaaaaaaatcccGAACCAGAACAACCCCGAACCCCTGCCCCGATAACCGGAGAGCTGACACCGCCTCTGCTGTCACTTGCTCGTCTCCCAGCGCTGCGCGGCCGCTCCGAGCCGGCCCCTGCGCGGCTGCGAAGGGTGCGCGGGTGCGCAAGGGCGTCCTGGGGGCCGAGCAGGGTCCCCCGAGGAGGCAGGATCCTGCCGCCGGGGCTCAGCCGGCGTCTAGGGTAAATAGGATGGGGTGTTTTTTCAAAACAGAGCCTGTTTGTGTAGCCCAGGTTGAGTTGACTTTATCGCCCGAATGTTTTTGTTTCCATACCCACAAATTACAGTCTGTTGCTGACATAAGAGTATTATGAATTTAATATCGTGCATATTTTAGGCCAGTGCGCAATGTTTACAGTAGAGAGCCCGCAGCGCTTGTTTGCACTGCCGGATTAGCGAGGACTCGGGAATTGGATGGGGGCTCTGGTGGTCGCGGCCCTCCGCGGTGGACAGGAGGGGGGAGCCGCTGCCAGCTCCCCGGAGGCCGCTGCCTCCCCCCAGCGCCCCGGACCCGCAGCTCCCCGCCCAGCGACTCCCACCTCCCGCAAAGCCCCGCTCGGACGTGACCCGgctgccgaggaggaggaggaggaggaggtaatGCCTGTCCCCGTCACTTCGGCTGCGGCGAGGCGCAGGAGGAGCCGGCGCGGGGCTttggccgtggggctgggaggaTCTGAAGGGTCTGGGGGTGGTTTCGGTTCTTCCTTCGCAGCCGTGAAAGGGGGAAAAACGCCCCGCGTTTAGGAAGAGAACTGGTTGGGGAAAAAACGGGCTGAGGTGCTCGGTGCTGAGGGGAAGGCGCGTTTGGTGGACGGGGATACCTGCGGAACATAAAGTAGAATTCAAACGCGTTTCTCAAACCCTGGTCGCTCTTAGAAGTGGGCCGAGAAATCCGGAGCAATTCCGCTTGATGGACTCAAACCGGATTGACTCCGCCGCGACCCGCGAGCGGCCTCTGGCCCAGCCCGGGCTGGCCCTTTCCCGCAAGCTGAAGCCCTCGGGTGAGAGAAACCCCCGGTTCCCGTCCGTGGAGTTTATGGCACCGTCGGGTCTCCCTGCCTCACCCCTGGGTCCCTCCAACCAAGTCCCTGCTGCCGCCGCAGCCCTCCCCGAGCACCCGGGCCTGGGACCCGGCTGCCAACCGCTACCTgtacttcatttaaaaacacagaaaaataaaacaaaaagccaaaaccg
Proteins encoded in this window:
- the TWIST1 gene encoding twist-related protein 1 isoform X2; amino-acid sequence: MMQQDESNSPVSPADDSLSNSEEEPDRQQLPSGKRGGRKRRSSRRSAVGAADEPCSPAQGKRGKNGGGSPQSYEELQTQRVMANVRERQRTQSLNEAFAALRKIIPTLPSDKLSKIQTLKLAARYIDFLYQVLQSDELDSKMASCSYVAHERLSYAFSVWRMEGAWSMSASH
- the TWIST1 gene encoding twist-related protein 1 isoform X1, whose product is MMQQDESNSPVSPADDSLSNSEEEPDRQQLPSGKRGGRKRRSSRRSAVGAADEPCSPAQGKRGKKCGAGGGGGGGGGSSSGGGSPQSYEELQTQRVMANVRERQRTQSLNEAFAALRKIIPTLPSDKLSKIQTLKLAARYIDFLYQVLQSDELDSKMASCSYVAHERLSYAFSVWRMEGAWSMSASH